The Engraulis encrasicolus isolate BLACKSEA-1 chromosome 4, IST_EnEncr_1.0, whole genome shotgun sequence genome includes a window with the following:
- the cpa5 gene encoding carboxypeptidase A5, translating to MKGPLVFATLIVAVLCAQERFDGHQVLRITARDEGEINLLEELSQIEELELDFWTEPVHSTLPVDVRVPSQSLEMVKMYLDSHSIHYSVMMENVQDVLDEEQQGMFGARQHQLRSTDDYDYTNYHTIDEIYSFMDMLVAENPSLVSKIVIGQSYEGRPLNVLKFSTGGSNRPAIWIDTGIHSREWVTQASGTWFAKKIVQDYGHDQAVTAILDNMDIFLEIVTNPDGYHYTHVSNRMWRKTRKPNPGSSCVGVDPNRNWDAGFGGSGASGNPCSETFRGPSAHSESEVKSIVDFVKAHGNVKAFVSIHAYSQMLLYPYGYTRTPAKDQAELHSLAQKAITDLASLYGTRYRYGSIINTIYQASGSTVDWTYNQGIKYSYTFELRDTGRYGFILPANQILPTAQETWLALMAIMEHTKANAI from the exons ATGAAGGGCCCTTTGGTTTTTGCCACTTTAATTGTGGCTGTGCTCTGTGCACAAGAACGTTTTGATGG GCATCAAGTTCTTCGCATAACTGCAAGAGATGAAGGTGAAATAAATCTTTTGGAGGAACTTTCTCAAATCGAAGAACTTGAG ctGGACTTCTGGACAGAGCCAGTTCATTCAACTCTTCCTGTGGATGTCCGTGTTCCTTCCCAGAGTCTTGAGATGGTCAAGATGTATCTGGACTCCCATAGTATTCATTACTCAGTAATGATGGAGAATGTTCAG GATGTCCTGGATGAAGAGCAACAAGGGATGTTTGGCGCTCGTCAGCACCAGCTTAGGAGCACAGACGACTATGATTATACCAACTACCACACAATCGATGAG ATATACAGTTTCATGGACATGCTGGTGGCTGAAAACCCTTCCCTCGTGAGCAAAATTGTAATTGGTCAGAGCTACGAGGGCCGTCCTCTTAATGTGCTGAAG TTCAGCACAGGCGGATCCAATCGTCCTGCCATCTGGATCGATACCGGAATTCATTCCCGTGAGTGGGTCACTCAGGCCAGTGGGACTTGGTTTGCAAAGAAG ATTGTGCAAGATTATGGGCATGACCAGGCTGTCACTGCAATCCTTGACAACATGGACATCTTTCTGGAGATCGTCACTAATCCTGATGGCTATCATTACACACACGTCTCT AATCGCATGTGGCGCAAGACAAGAAAGCCTAACCCTGGCTCCTCTTGTGTTGGAGTGGACCCAAACAGAAACTGGGATGCCGGCTTTGGAG GTTCTGGTGCCAGTGGAAATCCTTGTTCCGAGACCTTCCGAGGCCCAAGCGCTCATTCGGAGTCTGAGGTGAAATCAATTGTGGACTTTGTGAAGGCCCACGGAAACGTGAAGGCTTTTGTATCCATTCACGCTTACTCCCAAATGCTTCTGTACCCCTACGGCTACACCAGGACCCCTGCTAAAGACCAAGCTGAACTG CATTCCCTGGCACAAAAAGCCATTACTGACCTGGCCTCTCTGTATGGCACACGCTACAGATATGGCAGCATCATCAACACCATCT ATCAAGCCAGTGGAAGTACCGTTGACTGGACCTATAACCAGGGCATCAAGTATTCCTACACATTCGAGCTGAGGGATACAGGTCGCTATGGTTTCATCTTGCCAGCCAATCAGATCCTTCCAACCGCACAGGAGACATGGCTTGCTCTGATGGCCATCATGGAGCATACCAAAGCAAATGCCATTTAA